Sequence from the Echinimonas agarilytica genome:
AACTGATGAAGGGTTGTTAATACCAGGGACAATTGGAATCCCATGTTTTTGGCAAGCTTTCACTGTGTTTGGGTTTAATCCCGGTGAGACGATAAAGCTTGCGCCAGCATTCTTTGCTGCCACAACTTGTGCTTCGTTCAATACCGTACCTGCGCCAATCAGCATATCAGGCTGCGCTTCTCTAAGGAGTCGAATTGCTTCTTCTGCTGCATCTGAACGAAATGTAATTTCAGCAACAGGTAAGCCGTTGTCGCATAGCTGTTGGCCTAAAGGGATGATGTCTTGAGCTTTATCGACTGCAATGACAGGGACAACTTTATATTTTTTTAAATCAGCGATTAAAGTTTGCATGGTTCTTCCGTCTAAAAATAGAATTCTGTTGTATCGGGTTTAACTAGCGCTGGGCTAAGCGCTCTCTAACCTGCTCAATCGTAGGGAGAGGCGCTACCGCCCCGTATCCAGTGATTGTGATTGATGCTGTGGCGTTCGCGTATTCCAAGCATTCTTGCAACGACGCACCGCGCACGTAATGGGTACAAAAAGAGCCAGCGAACGAATCACCCGCCGCTGTCGCATCAACTGCGGTTACTTTGTGTGGCTTTACACTAATACGTTCATCGGATGTCGCGACAGTCGCTCCTAGAGAGCCCTGCTTGAGTACAACCGTTTTAGCGCCAAGTTTTAGATAGTGGTCTAGGATGTCATCTGAATGCTCTAAACCCGTCAACAATTGCGCTTCATCAAGACTAGGGAAACAAATATCAACACTTGAAATTGTTTCGTTGATCACCGCTTTTGCACGTTTCAAAGACCAAAGCTTCAGACGTAAGTTGGTGTCGTAAGAAACGAGAGTATCGTTTTTATGGCAAATATCGATGGCTTCAAAAACAGCATCACAGCAGTTTGTGCTAATTGCCTGTGTAATTGCAGTAGTGTGAAAAAGTTTAGCGTTTGCAATCGCTTCAACAGGAAGTTGGCGATTGGAGATTAAACTTGCAGCAGAACCTTTACGAAGAAATGAAAAGTGGTGGCCTTCCTCATTATGAGTAATGAAGTAAACACCAGTGTGAGCTTCGGGATTATTGACAACAAGACTGTCGCTGACCGATTCGCGTTTCCACAAATCAATAAATTCTTGGCCGAAAGCGTCACAGCCTAAATGCGTCAGAATTCCAATATCGGCACCTTGTCGTGCAGCAGCAATGGCAAAGTTTGATACGTCTCCACCAAATCCACTCAAAAAGTCAGGGGCCAAAGGTTCATCGGTTTTGATTTGGCTGAACTCAAACATAGGTTCGCCAAAACTTAGTATTTCACTAAACATCATCTGTCCTATTAACGAATGGTTTTGCGCTTAGTCGATTCAGTGTTGGACTGATTTAGGAGATACAACTAGAGCTACAACATGCGGAAGATAGTAGGACTATTTATTGTGGTGGTCAACCAAAATAAGCGCGTTTATAATAAGGTTTAAAGTTGTCAACAAATTCAAATTAACTTATAACTCATTGTTATTATTGGTTTTGATGTGTATTTTTGTGATTTAGATCTTGTTATTTGAGCATTGTTTACAATGTGCAATTCATTATTAGTGTACCTTTTTCACTTATTGGTTTACCATTTGGTGATAGTTGTCACGGAATGAAACGTGGTTTATGCGTATAAATCACATCATTGGTTAACGAATTTGGCGGAAGCAATGAATAACAGTAAAGCAAGACTGAATCCTGAAGGGTTTAAATTTGTCACTACCTATAACCGAGATCAGTTAAGCACTGACATTGTGCATATCGGATTTGGCGCTTTTCACAGAGGACATCAAGCGGTCTATAACGATCTAACGAATGACTTAACAAGTGCTCCTTGGGGGATTTGTGAAGTGAATATGTTTGGTAGCCCAGATCTGGTTAATGACTTAAAAGCGCAAGACCACTTATTCAGCGTTGTTGAAAAATCGGCAACCAGCATGGACTCTCGTCTAGTGCGTACCGTGTGTGAAGCGATTCATACGCCTGTTGATGGAATTGAAGTTGCCATTGAAAAAATAGCAGAGCCGCAAGTGAAAATTGTGTCGCTCACTATTACCGAGAAAGGCTATTGCGCCGACCCTCAGTCTGGCACTTTAGATTTGACCAACGCACTTATTCAAAATGATCTGGCTAATCCGAAGCAACCTAAATCTGCATTGGGGCTTATTACTGAAGCTCTTCGAGTGCGTCGTGAACGCGGTTTGAACCCTATCAGCATTTTATCTTGTGACAATATTCCTGAGAATGGATTGTTGACCAAAAATGCAATCGTAAGTTTCGCCACTCAAATTGATGCGGACTTAGCGAAGTGGATTGAAGAAAACGTCACGTTCCCAAGCACCATGGTTGACCGCATTGTTCCAGCCATGACTGCAGATGAGTTTGAGGTAATTGAAGCTCTTACTGGTTACGCCGACCCATGTGGAGTGGTGTGTGAAGATTTTCGTCAGTGGGTGATTGAAGACAATTTCGTAGCAGGACGTCCCGATTGGAGTGTCGCGGGGGCTAAGTTCGTTTCGGACGTCCTGCCTTACGAAGAAATGAAATTGCGCATGCTAAACGGCAGCCACTCATTTCTTGCGTATAACGGCAGCCTTGCTGGTTTTGAATATATCTATCAATGCATGCAAGACGCATCTTTTAGAACCGCAACGTTGCGACTCATGAAGCAAGAGCAAGCTAAATCACTGAGCCCAGATTTGGATGTTGATTTAGACCAATATGCCGAATTGCTCGTGGGTCGATTCAGTAATGCCAACATCAAACACAAGACTGCACAAATCGCGATGGACGGTTCGCAAAAACTGCCACAACGCGCAGTAGATCCGTTGACTCATTTGCAAGCAGCCGGCGTATCTGCCACTTGTTTGCCAACATTAGTGGCGGGTTGGTTGCATTTCACAATCAATGCTGTTGAGCAGGACAAAGAAATCTTTGATCCCATGGCTGAACAGTTCAAACAGGCTGTTAAGGCCGCTTCAACTCCGGCAGAGAAAGCGAGAGCGCTGTTATCTGTCGATAAAATCTTTGGTGCCAATGGCGCGGCTGGAACTGACTTTTCCAAAGCTGTGGAAGCTGCCTTTACATCAATCCAACAATCAGGAATTGAATCTTATATTGAGTCAATTGCTGCGAATAAGGAACTTGCGTAATGAAAACTTTAATTTGTAACGAACCGTTTTCGATTGAATACATTGAGCGTGACAAGCCTGTTTGCGAATCCAATGAAGTCCTTTTGAAAGTCAAAGCGGTTGGTATCTGTGGCACTGATATTCACGCCTTTGCCGGCCGTCAACCATTTTTCAGCTACCCACGCGTGTTGGGACATGAAATCAGCGGCGTGATTGAAAGCGTTGGTGCAGATTGCAAATCGTCAAAAGTCGGCGAGCGTTGCGCAGTGATTCCATGTATCCCATGTGGCGTTTGCCCTGCATGTGAAGACGATAAAACTAACTGTTGTGAAAACGTCTCTTTGTACGGTGTTCACCAGGACGGTGGTTTCTCAGAGTATTTAAGCGTCCTTGAATCTAATTTGGTTAAGTTGCCTGATTCGATCAGCGATAGCCAAGGCTCGCTCATCGAGTGTTTCTCTATCAGCGCCCACGCAGTCCGTCGTGCTGAAGTGAAAAAAGGTCAACGCGTATTGCAGATTGGTGCGGGACCAATTGGTCTTGCTGCGGCAGCAATCGCTAAAGCTGAAGGTGCAGAACTGGTCGTTGCAGATGTGAGCGAAGAGCGTCGTCTACACGTTGAGAAAGTATTAGGTATCAAAACGTTAAACCCATTGGTTGAAACTTATGTTGAAGACCTGAAAGAAGCATTTGGTGGTCGTTTACCGTGCACTGTGATGGACGCGACAGGTAATAAGGGTTCAATGAGCCGTTCCGTAGATTTGATTCGTCACGGCGGAAAAATTGTATTCATCGGTTTGTATATTGGCGACTTGGTGCTTGACGATCCAACGTTCCACAAAAAAGAAACAACCTTGTTGAGCAGCAGAAATGCAACACGCCAAGACTTCGAGCGAGTTATTGAACTGATGAGTTCAGGCGCGATTAGCGAAGACATTATGAAAAACAAAGATTACGACTTCGCAACCGTTGGTAATGCTTACCAAACAGATGTCGTCGAGAACAAAACGCTTATCAAAGGCGTTATCAACTTTCACTAAACGGGTGCGGTATGACCACTAAAAAAGTAGTAGAAGCTGAGCTAAAAGAGCTCGCATTAAAAAAATTATTAAACGCAGGGTTGGACGCAAAAACTGCCGGTGAAGTTGTTGATGTGTTGGTACATGCAGATGCAACAGGCGTTCATTCTCATGGAGTGATGCGTGTTGAACATTATTGCGAGCGCTTATCGCGAGGCGGTTTGAATGCCAATGCGAAGTTCTCTATTGAACAAGTATCTCCGTCGGTTGCAGTCTTGGACTCAGACGATGGCATGGGCCATTCAGCGTTAATTGCTGCAACAAACCATGCGATCGAACTTGCCACAGAAACAGGACTTGGCTTCGTAAGCGTGAAAAACACATCGCACTGTGGTGCCTTGTCTTACTTCATGGAACAAGCAACTGCTGCGGGTAAAATTGCAATCTCGATGACGCAAACAGATACGTGTGTAGCGCCTCATGGTGGAGCTACAAAGTTCTTGGGTACAAACCCAATTGCATTTGGTTTCCCTGTTGAGGGAAGCACCCCTGTGATTGTTGACATGGCCACAAGTGCAACAGCTTACGGCAAGCTTCTTCATGCTCGTGAAACGGGTCAACCCATTGGCAAAGGCTTAGCACTGGATAAAGATGGTCACGAGACCACTGATCCAAATGATGCTGTGACATTGCTACCATTTGGCGGACATAAAGGTTCAGGTATTGCGTTGGCAATTGACGCGCTAACCGGCATTTTGATGGGAGCTAACTTCGGTAATCACATTGTAAAAATGTATGGTGATTACGAGAAAATGCGCAAGCTTGCCAGTTTAGTGATTGTGATTGATCCTGCAAAACTTGGAAACCCACTGTTTGCAATGACCATGGCGACCTTAGTGAATGAGTTACATCAAGTCACTCCTGCACCTGGTGTTGATAAAGTATTGGCGCCGAATGATTTACAAGTGGCTTACCGTGCGGAATGTGACCGCAGCGGTATCCCAGTTGCTGAGGGTGTGTATAACTATTTGATAAGCTAATCTTGCTTGTTGGCGGCTTAGCGATGTTGGGATCGCTAAGCCGTCTTTTTTATGTGCTGCATCAACACAAAAATAGGCCATAAAAAAGCACTCGTTTTAGAGTGCCTTTTCAATTCAACTGATTTGTCTTCAACTTCTAGTGATTTTCAATGTAGTCCGCGTCGTATTCAAGAGCAAAGAAATAATCGTCTGAGTCTTGCTCTGCATTATCTGAATTCACAATCTTGAGTAATTCTTGCTTACTGTTCTCAATGTGTTGCCAAACGGCTTCTTTTGCATCTTCTGGTGAACGCTTTTGTAGTGCGATTAAAATACGTTTGTGATCGCTAATCCACATCGACTGCAACCGCTCTTCGTGTAAAAACTGATGATTCAGCTCATTCCACAGCGGGTTTTGGGTACGAACAGTGCTCCACATGTCTGATGCTTGGCTGATCAGAACTCTATTCTGGGTTGATTCAGAGATAAGCCTATGGAATTGTTGGTCCAACTCCTCAAACTTTTCACTGTTGCCATTGATTTCGTTTTCTTGCATTTGCAAAACTTGCTTAAGCTCTCTTAATTCATTGAACTTAATTTGAGTTGCCGCAAATGCTGCAATATTACTTTCAATGATCTGTCGTGCTTGCAATAGCTCAAACGGCCCAACATCACTCTTTGGTGTAATTGAGCGTTGATTAACACTTTCAGGAGAGTTGATAAAGAAGATTCCCGCACCTTGACGCACGGTCACTAACCCTTTTAATTCGAGCATGATGATTGCTTCTCGAATGGTTGCTCGACTGGTTTCAAAGCGCTCACTTAATTCACGTTCTGATGGAAGCCTTTCCCCGGCTTTAAAGACACCTGAATACAGCAACTCTTCAATTTGGAGTCCAATGTCGTAATAGCGTCTCTTGGTGTCTGTTAAGGCCATTTTTCTTTATCCTGCAATCTATGAACTGTGGAGAGTTCTAATTTGGTCAATCAATCTTTCAAAGAATCTCCAAAAGGCATACTCGATATTACATTTTTTTAACCAAAACGTGTAGCCATTAGGGACAAAATCATATTTCAATACTGGCTATTTTAGAAGATGTTGACCACGTAACCAACTGGCATTCAGCTGTAAATAACACCTTTCGTCATACTCTGTGATTGGAATCACTTTGGTGGTTGATCTATTTGGCGTATGATTAGATAATTGGTTCACCAAAATGTTTTTGACATTCATTCATGTGTTTCGAGGAAGTTAGATGAGCAATATCACGCAGAAGTTATATTTGAACGGCGAGTTTGTCGATTCTTCAAATAGCGAGTTAATTGAAGTGATTAGTCCAACAACTGAAGAAGTTGTTGGTTATGCGCCGAAAGGCACGCGTGAAGATGCAATTTCAGCTTTGAAATCGTCGCAGGATGCTCAAAAAGCATGGGCAAAATTACCTGCACAATCTCGAGCCGAATTAGTCATTGAACTCGCTGACCTACTTGAGAGTCATGCCGACGAATATGCCCGTCTTATCACGCTAGAGCAGGGTAAACTGTTTAAAGATGCGCTAGGCGAAGTTGCAGGTTCAGTGGGCTTTTTACGCTACGCAGCAGAGTCCGCTCGCCGCATTGAAGGCGAAATTTTGACCAGTGAAAACCAAGATGAGCAAATCTGGATTCAGCGTGTTCCATTTGGTGTCACAGTGGGGCTTCTTGCATGGAATTATCCGTTAGCGCTTGCTGCGCGTAAGCTCGGTAATGCTCTGGTTACAGGCAATACCATGGTTGTGATGCCGCCAGCAGACACTCCATTGACGGTTCTTAAGTTCGCTGAATTGATTGACCAATCTAACATTCCAAACGGTGTGATTAACATTGTATCGGGTGATGGAGCTGTTGTTGGAGATGAATTAGTACGCAATTCAATGACCAAGCTTGTCACTTTGACAGGTAGTTCTGAGGTGGGTTCAATACTCTATCGTTCGGCCTCAGAGAATATCACGGCCTTGAATCTTGAGCTTGGCGGAAAAGCTCCATTCATCGTACTCGATGATGCAAATGTTGATGAAGTGGTAGATATCGCGATTCAATCTGGCTTTGGTAATTGTGGCCAAATCTGTACTTCGAACGAGCGTATGTATATTCAAGAAAGTATCTACGCCGAGTTCATGGAAAAATTCGTAGCGAAAGCAAAAGCGCTGAAAGTAGGCGACCCCATGCTGGATACTACAGACGTTGGGCCTAAGGTTAACGCTCGTGAAATCGCCGGTTTGGTTGAAAAAGTAACCAGAGCCAAAGAGCAGGGCGCAACGATCGCTTGTGGTGGGGGGAAACCCGAAGGTGCTGAATTTGAATCTGGATTTTGGTTTGAGCCAACGGTCATCATGAACACCACCAATGATATGGCCATTATGAAAGAAGAAGTATTTGGTCCGGTTGTTGCCGCAATGCCTGTGAAAGATCTTGAAGAAGCTTTGAGCTTTGCCAATGACATTGATTTGGGGTTGTCTGGTTATGTTTATACCAATGACATGCGCAAGATAATGAAGGCGGTGAATGAGCTCGAAGTGGGCGAAATTTACGTCAACCGTCCGAATGGTGAATTGTTTAACGGCTACCACACCGGCTTTAAGCGCAGTGGTATTGGTGGCGAAGATGGCCGCTATGGTCTTGAAGGTTACCTCCAGAAAAAGACCGTTTACGTTAAGTTCTAATTAACCTCGTTTTCCTGCAATTCTTTCTCCGCAATTGCATTGACCTTGGCTCTAAGCAGGCCAAGGTCCTTTTTACTCCCCAGCAATTTACTTCTTACCTTTCTTTTGTTTGTTTCTCGTTTATCCCTTAAGTGTGGCTATATTCGTTGGGCTTTAAAAACATACTGGCTTTGTGTGCAGTCAACTGACACAAAAAAGCCTGCACTTTAGGCAGGCCTTTGGGGATGACTATTGAGTCATTGTTTAGTTCGTGTTCTGGTAGGTATCATGATCTAACGTTTGCGGTTTGACCTTGTACTTACAGATATAATTCCAGTTCCAAGAGGCATCATACTTATGGCATAAACCCCACTGCAGGCCAGGTTCTTCTATCGCAACATTGTCGTTGCTACGAAATATGCCTAGCGCTTCAGGAGCCCCTTTAATGTGAGTCATGATTTCAAAATTAATACCATCTTCAGCCCACTGAATCGTATTCTTTTCAGGGCCATCCGTTGTAATTAATGATGCAATACCACCGTTTTGGTGCCACACCGCAACTTCATGTCCACTGTTTGAAATCGGGTTGTATTCAGACTTGGTGTAAGGCCCTAAGATATTGTCGGCAATGGCAACACCGTGTTTAATTTCACGGCCTCCAAAGTTCTTTTCTTCGCCCATTGTTTCGCCTTTGTAATAAAGGTAAAACTTGCCTTTAAAGTACATAAGACATGGATCGTGAACCTTATGACTGTCAAAGCTTCCTTTTGATTTTACGTGAAAACGGTTGTCCTCATCTCCGAGCCACTCGCCATCTTTTGAAGGGCTAACAATAGGGGCGTCGGACTTATTCCACGGACCAAATGGAGAATCAGCCCAAGCAATGGCGATTTCTTCATATTGACGATTTGTGTAGGGCGCTTGAACGGTTTGATATACCAAATAGTATTTGCCTTCATGGGCTAATACTTCAGGGGTAAACACGGCTCGGTCATCAAAGCTGCCGGGTTCGCCAGCTGCAATTGCACAACCTTGTTCTTTCCAAGTCATGCTGTCTGTTGATGTGGCATGCCATACCTCGGTTAAATCCCAAGGAAACACTTTGTCATTTGGATTGCTTGAGTTAAAGCCAACAGTTTCGCCTTCGCCTTTGGTGTACCAGCAGTGATACGTGCCATCTACCTCAATCACAGCGGTAGGGTCTCTGCGGATCACACCTTCTTCGTATTCAAAGTCACCTTTTAGATCTTCAACTTCAAATTCAATAAACCATTCTGGGCCCTTTGAATCATACCCGCGCTCGATTGCGCGTTTTGATGCAAGGCTAAGTTTCTTTTCCATACCTTTCATGTGTACCTCATATACGTCAAAAATCGTTAGGTTTTTCGAAAACAGGTAAACCAATTGTCGGTATGGTACATGATTGGGGGGATTGGCTATAGATCAAATCACTAAAAAAGTGAGCGTGAGCATAGTTATGATCGTTTAAACTTATTATTCTCAGTATTTATGGGCTTTACGTTGGTTTTTGTTACGTAGCGTTGGGCCTTGATAATTTGATCATAAGGAGCTCGTAAATACGCTTTAAGCAATGGTTTTGTTATCAATGGTTAATCTTTTTTAGGGCTGTTTGCGTGTGGGTATTACTTTTGGTTTACCTATTTGGGGTGGTCGAATTTCAAGATCATGAATCGGCCGGTTTTGGCGCTTTTTTTCGATCCTATTGTTAAGAAGTATTCGGTTGATAGGTGTTGTTCGAACATGTTTTCAGACATTTTTAAAGAGCAATGAACTCAACAATGCCCTTGTTGTTGGTCAAGCCCTGTCGAATCCACTTAATTCATTATTTTTCTTTCGTTTTTTGAGTCAATTACTCACTTTATCTTGATTTAGTCTGTATTTTCGTCGTTTTTCATCGTGATGAATGACACAAATAGACCTTATAATTATTGCTGTTTTGTATTGTTTTACGTTAACTTTGATGAACGTTAACAATTTAATGTTGCGTATTTTGGTTGTCTGAAGTGCGTTAGTTAGAATCTGCAGGCCAGAAAAACACGAAACTTAAATTGGTTGATGTGTTGCCAGTAGACCCCTTGCTTAGAAGTGCGATGTTGAACGAGGTAGAACGATATGAATCTTAAAATGGTCACTGGCTTGATGATTGCTGCGAGTGTTGTGTTTTCGCCCCTAGTGATGGCGCAGATCAGCACGCCTCAAATCACCGGCCCTAGAGATGAATTAGTGGTCGAGATCATGGAACTCGCTTTCGCAAAAAGTAACTTTAACACCACCATTTCTCACCGTAAAAAAGCTGAAAACTCCGCTCGATTAGTCGAAGAAGTCAAAGGTGGGAACTTAAGCGTCATGTGGGCTGGTGCGACGCAACAAATGCAGCAAGATTTGCAAGCGATTAAAATTCCTTTATTTAAAGGATTGTTGGGCCACCGTATCTTCATCATCGAGGATTCTCAACACGCTGAATTTTCGACTATTAGCGATTTTACAGACCTCAAAAATTACAAAGCTGGACTAGGGCGTTTTTGGGGCGATACTGAAATTTTAGAAAATGCAGGTATTGATGTCGTTAAGCCCGTTAAGGCAGAAAGCTTGTTTTACATGGTTGATGGTCGACGCTTTGATTATCTACCTTTAGCCGTTCATGAAGTTTGGGAAGTGGTGGATAGCTATCCTCAATTGAACATTTCGGTGGATTCAAATGTGCTACTGATCTATCCCATGGCCATGTATCTGTACGTAGAAAAAGGCAACGATGCCTTATACCAAGCTTTAAACGACGGCCTTGAAGCGGCAATTTCGGATGGAAGTTTCGATGAAATGTTCTACAACTCAGAGCTGATCTCGAAGTCATTCGATTTGGCCAAGATTCAGCAGCGTAAGGTGATTCATATTCCAAACCCAATGCTGCCAGCCGATGTACCTCTGGATCGTCAAGAACTTTGGATTAATACAGATTTATAAACATGAGTTGGCTGCTGATTGTGAGCAGCCCTTTAACGTCAACACCTTGGTTTCTCGATGATTCCGACTTTTCTGTACTGAAAAATATTATGTTCGCTTGATTTTAATCTGGTTATTGATGACTAAGAGGTGTTTATTTTTGCTAAATCTATGGTATTTTATTAAAAAGGGTAAACGTTTACCCTACTGTAGATTGTAATCATCTAAATGGTTTATGGAGCAATGACGTGAAAGTATTGGTGACTGGCGGATTAGGGTATATCGGAAGCCACACAGCGGTGCTATTGATTGAAGCAGGTATGACTCCAATTATTTTGGACAACCTCCACAATAGTAAAGAAACTGTGTTGGTTCGTATTGAAGCGCTGACAGGTACGCAGCCTATTTTTTATCAGGGTGATGTTCGTGACAACGAGATGTTACGAACCATCTTTAGCGAGCATAAAATTGAGTCTGTCATCCACTTTGCCGGCTTAAAAGCTGTAGGTGAATCAGTAGCTAAGCCGCTGGAATACTACGACAACAACGTCAATGGTTCGCTTGTTCTTGCTGCCGAGATGAAACGTGCAGGGGTTAAAAGTATTATTTTTAGCTCATCAGCAACGGTCTACGGCGACCCGACTGAAATTCCAATTAAAGAAACTACGCCAGTTGGTGCTACTACCAATCCATATGGGCGCAGCAAATACATTGTGGAAGAATGC
This genomic interval carries:
- a CDS encoding bifunctional 4-hydroxy-2-oxoglutarate aldolase/2-dehydro-3-deoxy-phosphogluconate aldolase, encoding MQTLIADLKKYKVVPVIAVDKAQDIIPLGQQLCDNGLPVAEITFRSDAAEEAIRLLREAQPDMLIGAGTVLNEAQVVAAKNAGASFIVSPGLNPNTVKACQKHGIPIVPGINNPSSVELALELGLTAVKFFPAEASGGLNMLKSLLAPYPQIQVMPTGGINQNNIESYLKLPGVLACGGSWMVDKKLVNNGEWDKIGELTRQVVEQLAQ
- a CDS encoding FCD domain-containing protein; the encoded protein is MALTDTKRRYYDIGLQIEELLYSGVFKAGERLPSERELSERFETSRATIREAIIMLELKGLVTVRQGAGIFFINSPESVNQRSITPKSDVGPFELLQARQIIESNIAAFAATQIKFNELRELKQVLQMQENEINGNSEKFEELDQQFHRLISESTQNRVLISQASDMWSTVRTQNPLWNELNHQFLHEERLQSMWISDHKRILIALQKRSPEDAKEAVWQHIENSKQELLKIVNSDNAEQDSDDYFFALEYDADYIENH
- a CDS encoding sugar kinase; this translates as MMFSEILSFGEPMFEFSQIKTDEPLAPDFLSGFGGDVSNFAIAAARQGADIGILTHLGCDAFGQEFIDLWKRESVSDSLVVNNPEAHTGVYFITHNEEGHHFSFLRKGSAASLISNRQLPVEAIANAKLFHTTAITQAISTNCCDAVFEAIDICHKNDTLVSYDTNLRLKLWSLKRAKAVINETISSVDICFPSLDEAQLLTGLEHSDDILDHYLKLGAKTVVLKQGSLGATVATSDERISVKPHKVTAVDATAAGDSFAGSFCTHYVRGASLQECLEYANATASITITGYGAVAPLPTIEQVRERLAQR
- a CDS encoding glycoside hydrolase family 117 protein gives rise to the protein MKGMEKKLSLASKRAIERGYDSKGPEWFIEFEVEDLKGDFEYEEGVIRRDPTAVIEVDGTYHCWYTKGEGETVGFNSSNPNDKVFPWDLTEVWHATSTDSMTWKEQGCAIAAGEPGSFDDRAVFTPEVLAHEGKYYLVYQTVQAPYTNRQYEEIAIAWADSPFGPWNKSDAPIVSPSKDGEWLGDEDNRFHVKSKGSFDSHKVHDPCLMYFKGKFYLYYKGETMGEEKNFGGREIKHGVAIADNILGPYTKSEYNPISNSGHEVAVWHQNGGIASLITTDGPEKNTIQWAEDGINFEIMTHIKGAPEALGIFRSNDNVAIEEPGLQWGLCHKYDASWNWNYICKYKVKPQTLDHDTYQNTN
- a CDS encoding mannitol dehydrogenase family protein, with product MNNSKARLNPEGFKFVTTYNRDQLSTDIVHIGFGAFHRGHQAVYNDLTNDLTSAPWGICEVNMFGSPDLVNDLKAQDHLFSVVEKSATSMDSRLVRTVCEAIHTPVDGIEVAIEKIAEPQVKIVSLTITEKGYCADPQSGTLDLTNALIQNDLANPKQPKSALGLITEALRVRRERGLNPISILSCDNIPENGLLTKNAIVSFATQIDADLAKWIEENVTFPSTMVDRIVPAMTADEFEVIEALTGYADPCGVVCEDFRQWVIEDNFVAGRPDWSVAGAKFVSDVLPYEEMKLRMLNGSHSFLAYNGSLAGFEYIYQCMQDASFRTATLRLMKQEQAKSLSPDLDVDLDQYAELLVGRFSNANIKHKTAQIAMDGSQKLPQRAVDPLTHLQAAGVSATCLPTLVAGWLHFTINAVEQDKEIFDPMAEQFKQAVKAASTPAEKARALLSVDKIFGANGAAGTDFSKAVEAAFTSIQQSGIESYIESIAANKELA
- a CDS encoding Ldh family oxidoreductase is translated as MTTKKVVEAELKELALKKLLNAGLDAKTAGEVVDVLVHADATGVHSHGVMRVEHYCERLSRGGLNANAKFSIEQVSPSVAVLDSDDGMGHSALIAATNHAIELATETGLGFVSVKNTSHCGALSYFMEQATAAGKIAISMTQTDTCVAPHGGATKFLGTNPIAFGFPVEGSTPVIVDMATSATAYGKLLHARETGQPIGKGLALDKDGHETTDPNDAVTLLPFGGHKGSGIALAIDALTGILMGANFGNHIVKMYGDYEKMRKLASLVIVIDPAKLGNPLFAMTMATLVNELHQVTPAPGVDKVLAPNDLQVAYRAECDRSGIPVAEGVYNYLIS
- a CDS encoding zinc-binding alcohol dehydrogenase family protein is translated as MKTLICNEPFSIEYIERDKPVCESNEVLLKVKAVGICGTDIHAFAGRQPFFSYPRVLGHEISGVIESVGADCKSSKVGERCAVIPCIPCGVCPACEDDKTNCCENVSLYGVHQDGGFSEYLSVLESNLVKLPDSISDSQGSLIECFSISAHAVRRAEVKKGQRVLQIGAGPIGLAAAAIAKAEGAELVVADVSEERRLHVEKVLGIKTLNPLVETYVEDLKEAFGGRLPCTVMDATGNKGSMSRSVDLIRHGGKIVFIGLYIGDLVLDDPTFHKKETTLLSSRNATRQDFERVIELMSSGAISEDIMKNKDYDFATVGNAYQTDVVENKTLIKGVINFH
- a CDS encoding aldehyde dehydrogenase family protein, whose amino-acid sequence is MSNITQKLYLNGEFVDSSNSELIEVISPTTEEVVGYAPKGTREDAISALKSSQDAQKAWAKLPAQSRAELVIELADLLESHADEYARLITLEQGKLFKDALGEVAGSVGFLRYAAESARRIEGEILTSENQDEQIWIQRVPFGVTVGLLAWNYPLALAARKLGNALVTGNTMVVMPPADTPLTVLKFAELIDQSNIPNGVINIVSGDGAVVGDELVRNSMTKLVTLTGSSEVGSILYRSASENITALNLELGGKAPFIVLDDANVDEVVDIAIQSGFGNCGQICTSNERMYIQESIYAEFMEKFVAKAKALKVGDPMLDTTDVGPKVNAREIAGLVEKVTRAKEQGATIACGGGKPEGAEFESGFWFEPTVIMNTTNDMAIMKEEVFGPVVAAMPVKDLEEALSFANDIDLGLSGYVYTNDMRKIMKAVNELEVGEIYVNRPNGELFNGYHTGFKRSGIGGEDGRYGLEGYLQKKTVYVKF